One genomic region from Anthonomus grandis grandis chromosome 1, icAntGran1.3, whole genome shotgun sequence encodes:
- the LOC126743207 gene encoding uncharacterized protein LOC126743207: MENVKKLSKTINEMQQKISEIRKESLHLRTEIEVLQQESRSVVPEKRNENIVSMVKKIGSIVGTIIHDDDIAASHRVARFNKGSDTSNNYPKNVIVKFFSVSKRNEFLSAVKLGRNRGLKASDLGFEQETRLFVNEHLSSYFKQLHRRAREFCKMSNYIYCWIKDSKIFIKKEDNSRAFHVSNEQVLSSLST; this comes from the coding sequence ATGGAgaacgtaaaaaaattatctaaaacgATAAATGAAATGCAGCAGAAAATTTCCGAAATTCGTAAAGAGTCTTTGCACTTAAGAACGGAAATCGAAGTGCTACAACAAGAGAGTCGTAGCGTCGTCCCAGAAAAAAGGAATGAGAATATAGTatcaatggtaaaaaaaataggcTCCATTGTTGGAACCATAATTCATGATGATGATATAGCCGCTTCTCATAGAGTTGCTCGTTTTAACAAGGGGTCGGATACCAGCAATAATTATCCTAAAAACGTCATAGTAAAGTTTTTCTCCGTGTCGAAGAGAAACGAATTTTTAAGTGCAGTGAAGTTAGGTCGAAACCGTGGTTTGAAGGCTTCTGACTTGGGATTTGAGCAGGAAACTAGGTTGTTTGTTAACGAACATCTCTCTTCTTACTTCAAGCAGCTGCACAGAAGGGCTCGGGAGTTTTGCAAAATGTCAAACTATATATATTGCTGGATTAAGGATTCGAAGATCTTCATTAAAAAAGAGGATAATAGTAGGGCTTTTCATGTCTCCAATGAACAAGTTTTGTCGTCTTTGAGTACTTAA